A window of the Citrus sinensis cultivar Valencia sweet orange chromosome 9, DVS_A1.0, whole genome shotgun sequence genome harbors these coding sequences:
- the LOC102627260 gene encoding aspartic proteinase CDR1, translating into MAVALAVFYSLILVPIAVAGTPTPSRPSRLIIELIHHDSVVSPYHDPNENAANRIQRAINISIARFAYLQAKVKSYSSNNIIDYQADVFPSKVFSLFFMNFTIGQPPIPQFTVMDTGSTLLWVQCRPCLDCSQQFGPIFDPSMSSSYADLPCYSEYCWYSPNVKCNFLNQCLYNQTYIRGPSASGVLATEQLIFKTSDEGKIRVQDVVFGCGHDNGKFEDRHLSGVFGLGFSRLSLVSQLGSTFSYCVGNLNDPYYFHNKLVLGHGARIEGDSTPLEVINGRYYITLEAISIGGKMLDIDPDIFTRKTWDNGGVIIDSGSSATWLVKAGYDALLHEVESLLDMWLTRYRFDSWTLCYRGTASHDLIGFPAVTFHFAGGAELVLDVDSLFFQRWPHSFCMAVLPSFVNGENYTSLSLIGMMAQQNYNVAYDIGGKKLAFERVDCELLDD; encoded by the coding sequence ATGGCAGTTGCACTAGCAGTGTTCTATTCCCTCATCTTGGTTCCCATCGCCGTTGCTGGCACCCCCACTCCCAGCAGGCCTAGCCGGCTGATTATTGAGCTCATTCACCACGACTCCGTTGTTTCTCCATATCACGATCCGAATGAGAATGCTGCAAATCGCATTCAACGTGCCATTAATATTTCGATTGCACGCTTTGCCTACTTGCAGGCAAAGGTTAAATCATATTCATCCAACAATATAATCGATTACCAAGCTGACGTTTTTCCTAGCAAggtattttctttgttcttcatgAATTTCACCATCGGCCAGCCGCCAATCCCACAGTTCACAGTCATGGACACCGGCAGCACCCTCCTGTGGGTTCAATGCCGTCCCTGCCTCGATTGTTCCCAACAATTTGGTCCAATTTTTGATCCCTCAATGTCTTCTTCTTATGCTGACTTGCCATGCTACTCTGAATATTGCTGGTATTCCCCTAATGTCAAGTGCAATTTCTTGAACCAATGTTTGTACAATCAAACTTACATTCGTGGCCCTTCAGCATCCGGAGTACTTGCCACCGAACAACTCATCTTCAAAACATCAGATGAAGGCAAAATTCGGGTGCAAGATGTTGTTTTCGGGTGTGGCCACGATAATGGAAAGTTTGAAGATCGCCATCTTTCTGGAGTTTTTGGTCTCGGATTCAGTAGATTGTCCCTAGTATCACAACTGGGTTCTACGTTCTCTTATTGCGTTGGCAACTTGAACGATCCATACTATTTTCATAACAAGCTGGTTCTAGGGCACGGAGCTAGGATTGAAGGCGATTCAACTCCTTTAGAAGTTATAAACGGACGTTATTACATAACCCTAGAAGCCATTAGCATCGGTGGCAAAATGCTTGACATAGACCCTGATATTTTCACAAGAAAGACTTGGGATAACGGTGGTGTTATCATTGATAGTGGATCATCAGCTACTTGGCTTGTGAAAGCTGGATACGACGCTCTTCTCCATGAAGTTGAGAGTCTTCTCGACATGTGGCTGACGCGTTACAGGTTCGATTCATGGACTTTGTGTTATCGAGGCACGGCGAGTCACGATCTCATCGGGTTTCCGGCTGTTACGTTTCATTTTGCGGGCGGGGCTGAGTTGGTTTTGGACGTAGACAGCTTGTTTTTTCAACGGTGGCCGCATTCTTTTTGCATGGCTGTGTTACCCAGTTTTGTTAATGGTGAAAATTACACAAGCTTGTCACTCATTGGAATGATGGCTCAGCAGAATTACAATGTGGCTTATGATATTGGTGGGAAGAAGTTAGCTTTCGAAAGGGTCGATTGTGAACTTCTTGATGATTGA
- the LOC102627141 gene encoding autophagy-related protein 18b isoform X1 — MSNQSSSYPVFFVSFNQDNSGFALSTKDGFKIFDSSTGRLCYERAVGAFGIVEMLHSSSLLAIVGAGEQPSLSPRRLCLFNTTTGTALRELNFLTSILAVRLNKKRLVIVLREKTYIYDANTLAILDTIDTVPNLKGLCAFSPSLNACFLAVPASTTKGSVLVYNVMELHSHCEIDAHRAPLAAIVLSSNGMYIATASEQGTIIRVFLVSEATKSYSFRRGTYPSTIFSLSFGQSMQFQDILVATSSSGSLHVFSPGFAINQRRGGRTSSILGSILPESVNEVLDPADHHVLRNAFPAGVKSSAVVRKVDNISASSSSEFLAYRASISVITYNGYFVEYIFSINNCCESTWTLDREFNLLTKRA; from the exons ATGTCAAATCAGTCCTCTTCGTATCCAGTTTTCTTCGTTTCTTTCAATCAAGACAACAG tGGATTTGCGCTGAGCACGAAGGACGGTTTTAAGATTTTTGATTCGAGTACAGGCAGGCTGTGTTATGAACGAg CTGTGGGAGCTTTCGGTATTGTTGAAATGCTGCATAGCTCTAGTCTTCTGGCAATTGTGGGAGCTGGTGAACAG CCGTCATTATCCCCACGGAGACTTTGTTTGTTTAATACTACAACTGGAACTGCTCTCCGAGAGTTGAATTTTTTGACCTCAATCTTGGCTGTTCGCTTAAATAAGAAAAG ACTTGTCATTGTTTTGCGAGAAAagacatatatatatgatgcTAATACTCTTGCAATTCTGGATACCATCGATACGGTGCCAAACTTGAAAG GACTTTGTGCATTTTCTCCTAGTTTGAATGCCTGCTTCTTGGCTGTACCTGCCAGTACAACCAAAGGATCTGTTTTGGTGTACAATGTCATGGAGCTCCATTCCCACTGTGAG ATTGATGCTCATCGGGCACCATTGGCTGCAATTGTTCTTTCTTCCAATGGGATGTACATTGCAACTGCATCCGAGCAAGGAACCATAATCAGAGTTTTTCTGGTTTCAGAAGCAACTAAG TCATATAGTTTCCGAAGAGGGACATATCCATCAACAATATTTTCCTTGTCATTTGGACAATCAATGCAATTTCAGGATATTCTTGTAGCTACTAGTTCATCGGGTTCTCTTCATGTTTTCTCCCCGGGTTTTGCCATAAATCAGAG gagaGGCGGACGGACAAGTAGTATTCTTGGATCAATATTGCCTGAGTCGGTGAATGAGGTACTGGATCCAGCTGATCATCATGTACTTCGTAACGCTTTTCCAGCAGGAGTTAAAAG CTCTGCAGTGGTTCGCAAGGTGGACAACATCTCTGCCTCATCCTCATCTGAATTCCTAGCTTATAG GGCCTCTATATCAGTAATAACCTACAATGGATACTTTGTTGAATATATCTTCAGCATCAACAACTGTTGTGAGTCCACGTGGACTTTGGATCGCGAATTCAATCTGTTGACAAAAAGAGCATGA
- the LOC102627141 gene encoding autophagy-related protein 18b isoform X2 has product MSNQSSSYPVFFVSFNQDNSGFALSTKDGFKIFDSSTGRLCYERAVGAFGIVEMLHSSSLLAIVGAGEQPSLSPRRLCLFNTTTGTALRELNFLTSILAVRLNKKRLVIVLREKTYIYDANTLAILDTIDTVPNLKGLCAFSPSLNACFLAVPASTTKGSVLVYNVMELHSHCEIDAHRAPLAAIVLSSNGMYIATASEQGTIIRVFLVSEATKSYSFRRGTYPSTIFSLSFGQSMQFQDILVATSSSGSLHVFSPGFAINQRRGGRTSSILGSILPESVNEVLDPADHHVLRNAFPAGVKSFFSVPPPTTSQKKRK; this is encoded by the exons ATGTCAAATCAGTCCTCTTCGTATCCAGTTTTCTTCGTTTCTTTCAATCAAGACAACAG tGGATTTGCGCTGAGCACGAAGGACGGTTTTAAGATTTTTGATTCGAGTACAGGCAGGCTGTGTTATGAACGAg CTGTGGGAGCTTTCGGTATTGTTGAAATGCTGCATAGCTCTAGTCTTCTGGCAATTGTGGGAGCTGGTGAACAG CCGTCATTATCCCCACGGAGACTTTGTTTGTTTAATACTACAACTGGAACTGCTCTCCGAGAGTTGAATTTTTTGACCTCAATCTTGGCTGTTCGCTTAAATAAGAAAAG ACTTGTCATTGTTTTGCGAGAAAagacatatatatatgatgcTAATACTCTTGCAATTCTGGATACCATCGATACGGTGCCAAACTTGAAAG GACTTTGTGCATTTTCTCCTAGTTTGAATGCCTGCTTCTTGGCTGTACCTGCCAGTACAACCAAAGGATCTGTTTTGGTGTACAATGTCATGGAGCTCCATTCCCACTGTGAG ATTGATGCTCATCGGGCACCATTGGCTGCAATTGTTCTTTCTTCCAATGGGATGTACATTGCAACTGCATCCGAGCAAGGAACCATAATCAGAGTTTTTCTGGTTTCAGAAGCAACTAAG TCATATAGTTTCCGAAGAGGGACATATCCATCAACAATATTTTCCTTGTCATTTGGACAATCAATGCAATTTCAGGATATTCTTGTAGCTACTAGTTCATCGGGTTCTCTTCATGTTTTCTCCCCGGGTTTTGCCATAAATCAGAG gagaGGCGGACGGACAAGTAGTATTCTTGGATCAATATTGCCTGAGTCGGTGAATGAGGTACTGGATCCAGCTGATCATCATGTACTTCGTAACGCTTTTCCAGCAGGAGTTAAAAG TTTCTTTTCTGTCCCTCCACCCACCACCTCtcagaagaaaagaaaataa
- the LOC102626870 gene encoding F-box/FBD/LRR-repeat protein At5g53840-like isoform X2, translated as MIDDNPNKVLLEDEILEDRLSQLPFDILVNILNLLTLNEAARTSVLSHKWKHLWKYTTILDFDASGVLMNVTEDTMEEDRNWYIYWVNEVLSSHRALYIDEFRINFDLDVSYESYITNWIYSAISRKVKRFELSFHPAVSWQTLPEIYTFPQVVYESLKTDIGLAHVKSLRSLIFDSVNITGEMLEFFIYNCPYLDQLDVACSHNLLGLKVVGSELKLKYLDIVFCNNLEELELSCPSLLSFKYFGPIIKFTITNVPQLQDVSIGGGVGGHGLGNGRVLGPIVNYFCQLQNLELFVELNEESIQFPKCELPALRHLTFQICARRCSSFLDLTCMLKSCPFLQKLTLKMQVSQYSSEVRSRHQFPKHFHQNLKEVDMIGFSGNPVELELARYLLENATALEQLLLEPWVFESEATIEAAREEARKLEEAILPPGVKLYIH; from the exons ATGATTGATGATAATCCCAATAAGGTTTTGCTTGAG GATGAAATTTTAGAGGATAGGCTGAGCCAACTCCCCTTTGATATACTTGTTAATATACTAAATCTGTTAACCCTCAACGAAGCTGCAAGGACTAGTGTTCTTTCCCATAAATGGAAGCATTTGTGGAAATATACAACTATTCTGGACTTTGATGCGTCCGGGGTGCTGATGAATGTCACTGAAGACACTATGGAAGAAGACAGGAATTGGTACATTTACTGGGTGAATGAAGTCTTATCCTCACATAGGGCTCTATATATAGATGagtttagaataaattttgatttggatGTTTCATATGAAAGCTACATTACTAATTGGATTTACTCTGCGATATCAAGAAAGGTTAAAaggtttgagttgagttttcaTCCCGCTGTTTCTTGGCAAACTCTCCCTGAAATATACACATTTCCACAAGTGGTATATGAAAGTCTCAAAACTGATATTGGTTTAGCTCATGTTAAGTCTTTGAGATCTCTAATTTTTGATAGTGTTAATATTACCGGAGAGATGCTTGAGTTTTTTATATACAATTGTCCATATCTTGATCAATTGGATGTCGCCTGCTCTCATAACTTATTGGGATTAAAGGTTGTTGGTTCAGAACTTAAATTGAAGTACCTAGACATTGTCTTTTGCAATAACCTAGAAGAACTTGAACTTTCTTGCCCTAGTCTCTTGtcctttaaatattttggaccCATAATCAAATTCACTATTACTAATGTTCCCCAACTTCAAGATGTATCAATTGGTGGGGGTGTTGGTGGGCATGGACTTGGAAATGGAAGAGTTCTTGGCCCAATTGTAAACTATTTCTGTCAGCTGCAGAATCTTGAGTTGTTTGTTGAATTGAATGAG GAAAGTATTCAATTCCCCAAGTGTGAATTACCTGCTTTAAGGCACTTAACATTTCAAATTTGCGCACGCCGTTGTAGCAGCTTCCTTGATTTGACTTGCATGTTGAAGTCATGTCCCTTTTTGCAGAAGCTTACATTGAAG ATGCAAGTATCACAATATTCATCCGAAGTAAGATCTAGGCATCAATTTCCTAAACACTTTCATCAGAACCTTAAGGAAGTGGACATGATTGGGTTTTCCGGGAATCCAGTCGAACTTGAACTTGCACGTTACTTGCTCGAAAATGCTACTGCACTGGAGCAATTGCTGCTTGAACCATGGGTGTTTGAGTCTGAAGCAACCATAGAAGCAGCTAGGGAGGAAGCCAGAAAGCTAGAGGAAGCGATACTACCTCCAGGGGTTAAACTTTATATCCATTAA
- the LOC102626870 gene encoding F-box/FBD/LRR-repeat protein At5g53840-like isoform X1 produces the protein MIDDNPNKVLLEDEILEDRLSQLPFDILVNILNLLTLNEAARTSVLSHKWKHLWKYTTILDFDASGVLMNVTEDTMEEDRNWYIYWVNEVLSSHRALYIDEFRINFDLDVSYESYITNWIYSAISRKVKRFELSFHPAVSWQTLPEIYTFPQVVYESLKTDIGLAHVKSLRSLIFDSVNITGEMLEFFIYNCPYLDQLDVACSHNLLGLKVVGSELKLKYLDIVFCNNLEELELSCPSLLSFKYFGPIIKFTITNVPQLQDVSIGGGVGGHGLGNGRVLGPIVNYFCQLQNLELFVELNEAAFQESIQFPKCELPALRHLTFQICARRCSSFLDLTCMLKSCPFLQKLTLKMQVSQYSSEVRSRHQFPKHFHQNLKEVDMIGFSGNPVELELARYLLENATALEQLLLEPWVFESEATIEAAREEARKLEEAILPPGVKLYIH, from the exons ATGATTGATGATAATCCCAATAAGGTTTTGCTTGAG GATGAAATTTTAGAGGATAGGCTGAGCCAACTCCCCTTTGATATACTTGTTAATATACTAAATCTGTTAACCCTCAACGAAGCTGCAAGGACTAGTGTTCTTTCCCATAAATGGAAGCATTTGTGGAAATATACAACTATTCTGGACTTTGATGCGTCCGGGGTGCTGATGAATGTCACTGAAGACACTATGGAAGAAGACAGGAATTGGTACATTTACTGGGTGAATGAAGTCTTATCCTCACATAGGGCTCTATATATAGATGagtttagaataaattttgatttggatGTTTCATATGAAAGCTACATTACTAATTGGATTTACTCTGCGATATCAAGAAAGGTTAAAaggtttgagttgagttttcaTCCCGCTGTTTCTTGGCAAACTCTCCCTGAAATATACACATTTCCACAAGTGGTATATGAAAGTCTCAAAACTGATATTGGTTTAGCTCATGTTAAGTCTTTGAGATCTCTAATTTTTGATAGTGTTAATATTACCGGAGAGATGCTTGAGTTTTTTATATACAATTGTCCATATCTTGATCAATTGGATGTCGCCTGCTCTCATAACTTATTGGGATTAAAGGTTGTTGGTTCAGAACTTAAATTGAAGTACCTAGACATTGTCTTTTGCAATAACCTAGAAGAACTTGAACTTTCTTGCCCTAGTCTCTTGtcctttaaatattttggaccCATAATCAAATTCACTATTACTAATGTTCCCCAACTTCAAGATGTATCAATTGGTGGGGGTGTTGGTGGGCATGGACTTGGAAATGGAAGAGTTCTTGGCCCAATTGTAAACTATTTCTGTCAGCTGCAGAATCTTGAGTTGTTTGTTGAATTGAATGAG GCTGCTTTTCAGGAAAGTATTCAATTCCCCAAGTGTGAATTACCTGCTTTAAGGCACTTAACATTTCAAATTTGCGCACGCCGTTGTAGCAGCTTCCTTGATTTGACTTGCATGTTGAAGTCATGTCCCTTTTTGCAGAAGCTTACATTGAAG ATGCAAGTATCACAATATTCATCCGAAGTAAGATCTAGGCATCAATTTCCTAAACACTTTCATCAGAACCTTAAGGAAGTGGACATGATTGGGTTTTCCGGGAATCCAGTCGAACTTGAACTTGCACGTTACTTGCTCGAAAATGCTACTGCACTGGAGCAATTGCTGCTTGAACCATGGGTGTTTGAGTCTGAAGCAACCATAGAAGCAGCTAGGGAGGAAGCCAGAAAGCTAGAGGAAGCGATACTACCTCCAGGGGTTAAACTTTATATCCATTAA
- the LOC102626584 gene encoding putative F-box/LRR-repeat protein At4g15060 isoform X1, whose protein sequence is MSSSNIRDKDEALKDWVSRLPDDILVNIISRLTLKEAARTSVLSSRWKYLWTYASNLNFDASKLLVNVYEETIEEERLRYMCWVNKVLESHKSLSVNEFIIVFDLDDSHESNISHWVYTAISKRAQKFELNLFPALCWPPASGIYEFSQGCYDYLKSPCGLSRVKSLRFLYFDTVNVTEEILEFFINNCPNLDDLRVGRSDKLLRLKVVGSSLQLKCLHIDHCNNLEELEISCPSLLSFKYFGPEIKLHVKNVPQLVDVLIGGGHGIGKGKVIGPIVNYFPQLKTLELHVELNEEILQFPECDLPELRHLMFIVSALDCSSLLGLTCMMKSCPLLQKLTFKLEIFHYSAEIIMRHQIPKHSHQCLKVLEFVGFSGDPVELELAYYMFQNATILEEMIVEPSEYEPEAQAARKSAKKLEKMLPPGVKLVFH, encoded by the exons ATGAGCTCTTCCAATATCCGGGACAAG GATGAGGCTTTGAAGGATTGGGTGAGCCGCCTCCCAGATGATATTCTTGTTAATATTATATCCCGGTTAACGCTTAAGGAAGCTGCAAGGACCAGTGTTCTTTCGAGTAGATGGAAGTATTTGTGGACTTATGCCTCTAATCTTAACTTTGATGCTTCAAAGTTGCTCGTGAATGTTTATGAAGAGACTATAGAAGAAGAAAGGTTGAGGTACATGTGCTGGGTGAATAAAGTCTTAGAATCGCATAAAAGTTTAAGCGTTAATGAGTTCATAATAGTTTTTGATTTGGATGATTCTCATGAAAGCAACATTAGTCATTGGGTTTACACAGCAATATCAAAGAGAGCTCAAAAGTTTGAGTTGAACTTGTTTCCTGCTCTTTGTTGGCCACCCGCTTCTGGGATATATGAATTTTCACAAGGCTGTTATGACTATCTCAAAAGTCCCTGTGGTTTATCTAGAGTTAAGTCTCTAAGATTTCTCTATTTTGATACAGTGAATGTTACAGAAGAGATTCTTGAGTTCTTTATAAACAATTGTCCAAATCTTGATGACTTACGGGTTGGACGGTCTGATAAGCTATTAAGATTAAAGGTTGTTGGCTCATCACTTCAGTTGAAGTGTCTACACATCGACCATTGCAACAACCTAGAGGAACTTGAAATTTCTTGCCCAAGTCTTTTgtcattcaaatattttggacCAGAAATCAAGTTGCATGTTAAGAATGTTCCCCAACTTGTTGATGTATTAATTGGTGGGGGGCATGGGATTGGAAAGGGGAAAGTCATTGGACCAATTGTAAACTATTTCCCTCAGCTGAAGACGCTTGAGTTGCATGTTGAACTGAACGAG GAAATTTTGCAATTCCCAGAATGTGATTTACCTGAACTAAGGCACCTAATGTTTATTGTTAGTGCACTTGATTGTAGCAGCCTCCTTGGTTTGACTTGCATGATGAAATCATGTCCCCTTTTGCAGAAGCTTACATTTAAG ttgGAGATATTTCATTATTCCGCTGAAATAATAATGAGGCATCAGATTCCGAAACACTCTCATCAATGCCTCAAGGTGTTGGAATTTGTTGGGTTTTCTGGGGATCCAGTTGAGCTTGAACTTGCTTATTACATGTTTCAAAATGCAACAATTCTTGAGGAAATGATTGTCGAACCATCTGAGTATGAGCCTGAAGCACAAGCAGCTAGAAAGAGTGCAAAGAAACTAGAGAAAATGTTACCTCCAGGGGTTAAGCTTGTATTCCATTGA
- the LOC102626584 gene encoding putative F-box/LRR-repeat protein At4g15060 isoform X2 yields MCWVNKVLESHKSLSVNEFIIVFDLDDSHESNISHWVYTAISKRAQKFELNLFPALCWPPASGIYEFSQGCYDYLKSPCGLSRVKSLRFLYFDTVNVTEEILEFFINNCPNLDDLRVGRSDKLLRLKVVGSSLQLKCLHIDHCNNLEELEISCPSLLSFKYFGPEIKLHVKNVPQLVDVLIGGGHGIGKGKVIGPIVNYFPQLKTLELHVELNEEILQFPECDLPELRHLMFIVSALDCSSLLGLTCMMKSCPLLQKLTFKLEIFHYSAEIIMRHQIPKHSHQCLKVLEFVGFSGDPVELELAYYMFQNATILEEMIVEPSEYEPEAQAARKSAKKLEKMLPPGVKLVFH; encoded by the exons ATGTGCTGGGTGAATAAAGTCTTAGAATCGCATAAAAGTTTAAGCGTTAATGAGTTCATAATAGTTTTTGATTTGGATGATTCTCATGAAAGCAACATTAGTCATTGGGTTTACACAGCAATATCAAAGAGAGCTCAAAAGTTTGAGTTGAACTTGTTTCCTGCTCTTTGTTGGCCACCCGCTTCTGGGATATATGAATTTTCACAAGGCTGTTATGACTATCTCAAAAGTCCCTGTGGTTTATCTAGAGTTAAGTCTCTAAGATTTCTCTATTTTGATACAGTGAATGTTACAGAAGAGATTCTTGAGTTCTTTATAAACAATTGTCCAAATCTTGATGACTTACGGGTTGGACGGTCTGATAAGCTATTAAGATTAAAGGTTGTTGGCTCATCACTTCAGTTGAAGTGTCTACACATCGACCATTGCAACAACCTAGAGGAACTTGAAATTTCTTGCCCAAGTCTTTTgtcattcaaatattttggacCAGAAATCAAGTTGCATGTTAAGAATGTTCCCCAACTTGTTGATGTATTAATTGGTGGGGGGCATGGGATTGGAAAGGGGAAAGTCATTGGACCAATTGTAAACTATTTCCCTCAGCTGAAGACGCTTGAGTTGCATGTTGAACTGAACGAG GAAATTTTGCAATTCCCAGAATGTGATTTACCTGAACTAAGGCACCTAATGTTTATTGTTAGTGCACTTGATTGTAGCAGCCTCCTTGGTTTGACTTGCATGATGAAATCATGTCCCCTTTTGCAGAAGCTTACATTTAAG ttgGAGATATTTCATTATTCCGCTGAAATAATAATGAGGCATCAGATTCCGAAACACTCTCATCAATGCCTCAAGGTGTTGGAATTTGTTGGGTTTTCTGGGGATCCAGTTGAGCTTGAACTTGCTTATTACATGTTTCAAAATGCAACAATTCTTGAGGAAATGATTGTCGAACCATCTGAGTATGAGCCTGAAGCACAAGCAGCTAGAAAGAGTGCAAAGAAACTAGAGAAAATGTTACCTCCAGGGGTTAAGCTTGTATTCCATTGA
- the LOC102626292 gene encoding uncharacterized protein LOC102626292, translated as METSQKPHVVVDVDAEDEGEQRVSSSSSASNESELDGSEIKERRRSSVSEEVDLECGESKVHLAKVGRDCRICHLSFDAANPESGVPIELGCSCKDDLAAAHKQCAEAWFKIKGNKTCEICGTTASNVAGANEADPMEQWTESNDATPTASAVPIHQAETRNFWQGHRFLNFLLACMVFAFVISWLFHFNIPS; from the exons ATGGAAACTTCACAAAAACCACACGTCGTTGTTGATGTTGATGCAGAAGATGAAGGAGAGCAAAGggtttcttcatcttcttctgcTTCAAATGAGTCAGAGTTAGATGGTAGTGAAATTAAGGAGAGAAGAAGATCCTCTGTATCAGAGGAGGTGGATCTAGAATGTGGTGAGAGTAAAGTACACTTGGCAAAAGTTGGGAGGGACTGCAGGATTTGCCACCTGAGCTTCGATGCAGCTAATCCTGAATCTGGGGTGCCAATTGAGCTGGGATGTTCATGCAAGGATGATTTGGCTGCTGCACATAAACAGTGTGCTGAGGCTTGGTTTAAGATTAAGGGAAACAA AACCTGTGAAATCTGTGGAACAACTGCGAGTAATGTTGCTGGTGCGAATGAGGCTGATCCAATGGAGCAGTGGACTGAGTCAAATGATGCTACACCGACAGCATCTGCTGTGCCTATTCACCAAGCAGAGACACGAAACTTCTGGCAAGGTCACCGGTTCCTAAATTTCCTACTAGCTTGTATGGTCTTTGCCTTTGTTATATCTTGGCTGTTTCATTTCAACATACCCTCATGA
- the LOC102626002 gene encoding F-box protein At5g03100-like, translated as MSKRARLELDTKQDEILVDWISRLPDEILVNIISRLAVREAARTSVLSSRWKYLWTFTTCLNFSALKMLWNVKKDPATLEEERYNYINWVNDVLDSHMGLCINEFRLCFELRNSHGSFITHWIFTALAKKVQKLELNLHPVGGGFWPPLELYAFPPECLKLFRSPRTLSNIKSLRSLCLDAVNVSGEVLEFFIYSCPLLARLRVVFSLDLLSLKVVGSSVKLKYLDICYCYFMEEVEISAPSVRSFKYYGPEIKLRMENVPQLLDISIGGGYGVRMKHAISPIMSYFHQLETLELGFVLNAENMQFPQCELPKLRHLTFNVLAFSSKSLLGLSCMMEASTFLQKFTLKLQTVYVGSEIVSERKFRDCLHQHLKVVELIGFVGLPIELELAFYLLKSATTLEKMIVDPTPPAVLGTPWEFENYKKKQAARSCAKELEPKIPKGVELVIL; from the exons ATGAGCAAAAGAGCTCGGCTTGAG CTGGATACTAAGCAAGATGAAATTTTAGTGGATTGGATTAGTCGACTCCCAGATGAAAttcttgttaatattatttctcGATTAGCTGTTAGGGAAGCTGCAAGGACTAGTGTCCTTTCGAGTAGATGGAAATATTTGTGGACTTTTACGACTTGTCTTAACTTCAGTGCTTTGAAGATGCTGTGGAATGTTAAAAAGGATCCTGCTACGTTAGAAGAAGAGAGgtataattacattaattgGGTGAATGATGTCTTGGACTCGCATATGGGTTTATGTATTAATGAGTTTAGATTGTGTTTTGAGTTGCGTAATTCTCATGGAAGCTTCATTACTCATTGGATTTTCACTGCACTAGCCAAGAAAGTTCAAAAGCTTGAGTTGAACTTGCACCCCGTTGGGGGAGGTTTCTGGCCGCCTCTTGAGCTTTACGCATTTCCGCCAGAGTGCTTGAAATTGTTCCGCAGCCCCCGTACTTTGTCTAATATTAAGTCTTTAAGATCTCTGTGTTTAGACGCTGTGAATGTTAGTGGAGAGGTTCTTGAGTTTTTTATATACAGTTGTCCACTTCTTGCTCGATTGCGTGTGGTCTTTTCTTTAGATCTGTTAAGCTTAAAGGTTGTCGGTTCGTCAGTCAAATTGAAGTACCTAGACATTTGCTATTGCTACTTTATGGAAGAAGTTGAAATTTCTGCCCCAAGTGTTAGGTCGTTTAAGTATTATGGACCAGAAATCAAGTTACGTATGGAAAATGTTCCCCAACTTCTTGATATATCCATTGGTGGGGGATATGGGGTTCGAATGAAGCATGCTATCAGTCCAATCATGAGTTATTTTCATCAGCTGGAGACACTCGAGTTGGGATTTGTCTTGAATGCA GAAAATATGCAATTCCCACAATGTGAGTTGCCTAAACTAAGGCACTTAACATTTAATGTTCTTGCATTTTCTAGCAAAAGCCTCCTTGGTTTGAGTTGCATGATGGAGGCAAGTACTTTTCTGCAGAAGTTCACATTGAAG TTGCAAACAGTATATGTTGGCTCTGAAATAGTTTCAGAGCGTAAGTTTCGTGATTGCTTGCATCAACACCTGAAGGTGGTGGAGCTGATTGGGTTTGTTGGGCTTCCCATTGAACTTGAACTTGCATTTTACTTGCTTAAAAGTGCGACCACACTTGAGAAAATGATTGTTGATCCTACCCCTCCAGCAGTGCTCGGAACCCCTTGGGAGTTTGAGAATTACAAGAAGAAACAAGCCGCTAGATCTTGTGCAAAGGAGCTAGAGCCAAAGATACCGAAAGGGGTTGAGCTTGTAATCCTATAA